The DNA sequence ACGTGTATATTTTTTTCGTTCTTGGACATAATGGATAAAAAATTACTGAAGGTGATCGTATGTGGGGGATTGGTAAGCCTCGGACAAAATTAGGGAAGTGGTTGGATAAACGCTCATTAGAACAGCGAGATTTAGAGAAGGCTTCAAAAGTAAGCCATAAAACGATATCTAAGGCATGCAACGACACTAATTATGTTCCAAGTCCTGGAGTAATGAAAAAAATATTAGAAGCGATTAGAAGACATGATCCAAGAGCTAAGATGAGTGACTTTTGGGATATGTAGAATAGTAAAAAACTGGAATCTAGTATTATATTTTTTATTTATAGGTGTGTATGTTCCCCGAAGTCTCCAGTTGTAGCAGGAAACAATATTAGTCTTCCGAATATTAGTGAGAAAAAGGAAAAAATGCTAAGGTCTTTCTATTATGAAAGTTTCCTTAGCATTTTTTATTGTTTGTAATGCTTTTTATCCCACTAAACTATTTTAAATATTTAAACTGTTTTATAATTGGTTAAAACATCAAAGGGGAGTTTTTCCATGGACATTATGTTACTCGCATCCTTTTTAGGTGTCGCTATTGCCCTTACACTTTTGCCTGGCCCTGACATCCTATTTGTGATGGCACAGAGTATCGCACAGAATAAAAAGGCAGGAATTGCAACTGCGTTAGGGCTTTGTTCTGGACTTGTCGTTCATATTACAGCAGCTACAGTTGGTATTACTGCTATCCTTTATCAGTCAGCTATCGCATTTACGCTTGTCAAATACGCAGGGGCTATCTACTTATTCTACTTAGCATGGAAATCATTCACAGACAAAGAGAACGCTCTAACGATGGGCAAGAATCAAGCATTGCAATACAAAGCGTTGTACAAAAAAGGGATCATTATGAACCTACTAAATCCTAAAGTCTCACTAGTTTTTCTCTCATTATTACCGCAGTTTGTGAATCATACAGCTGGATATGTTCCACTTCAAATGGCATTACTAGGGGGGCTTTTCTTAATTCAAGCATTATTCATATTTTCATTAGTTAGTATTTTTTCAGAAAAGGTTCAGCAGTTCCTAGTAAAAAGTACCACTCTTACAAAAAGACTAAATGTCATCCAAGGTTCTATCTTCGTATTGATTGGTATCCAAATCACCTTCAGTAAGGGATAGCGTCAGAAAACCGCATTTACAAAGATAAGACTTTTAATAAAAGCCTTATGAGACGCTATGAAAACTATTCCTTGTGGAACGAATCTGTGTCTCAATAGACTTTACTTTATTAAGATTGTGAAATGATACACTTAAATTAACGGGCAGAAGAGTTGAAGAAAAGAAATTCGTACAATTAGAAATAGTAAAGATAATTACCTAAGACAATAA is a window from the Bacillus sp. FJAT-45350 genome containing:
- a CDS encoding helix-turn-helix domain-containing protein, whose protein sequence is MWGIGKPRTKLGKWLDKRSLEQRDLEKASKVSHKTISKACNDTNYVPSPGVMKKILEAIRRHDPRAKMSDFWDM
- a CDS encoding LysE family translocator, giving the protein MDIMLLASFLGVAIALTLLPGPDILFVMAQSIAQNKKAGIATALGLCSGLVVHITAATVGITAILYQSAIAFTLVKYAGAIYLFYLAWKSFTDKENALTMGKNQALQYKALYKKGIIMNLLNPKVSLVFLSLLPQFVNHTAGYVPLQMALLGGLFLIQALFIFSLVSIFSEKVQQFLVKSTTLTKRLNVIQGSIFVLIGIQITFSKG